The genomic interval CGCAGTCCTCAGTGCGGGGCGAAGGTCAGTTTTTTCTGCCTATCATTTGAACAATGTTGAAATACTTCCCCGCGCCAGCTTCCATCATGGGGATGTCGCTCTGGGCATGGGGGTTTGGGGATTGCAGCCATTCGTCCCAAGCCTGTTCGCATGAGTCCATCTCGCGGAGTTCGGTGATCGTAATGCCGGGTTCTTTTTCCCATAGCGCCCGCCACCAGCCGCAGGAATAGAAATACCACTCCGGCGTCCAGAAGGGCCGGATTTCTTCCGGCAACTGTCCTTCGGGGAAATCGTGTGTGAACCCAGGCACGGCAATCGCCACGAGGCCGCCTTTCTTCACAAAAGGCAGGAGCTTCGGCAACATGGTTTCGTTATTGCCAAAGTACTGATATGAATCCACGCTTATGATCATATCAAAGTACTCATGTGCAAACGGAATCTCCTTCGTCGCATCAACCAGAAGGGGAAATATCTTCGAATCGAGTCCCAAGCTTGCGAAGCGTTTCGCGTTTTCGCTGGGGTGAATCCACAAATCAGCCGCGAACACTGTCACATCATATTTTTCCGCAAGCAGGATGGAAGAGATTCCCATTCCGCAACCCAGGTCAAGAATACGCATGCCTCGGGAAATAGGGAGAGAGTTTGCCATTTCTTCCATAATGCGCATGGCATTCGGTCCCATCATGGTGTCCAGAAGAAAGGTCATGTCGTAGTTGTCAGTAAAAGGTGTGCTCATGGTATTCTCCTCATGGCTGATGTTTGCTTGAGGGCACGCTATGCTGCATGACGACGGAATGCACCCCACCTTTTGTTTCAGAAAAGAGAAAGCGCCCTGAATCGGATCAGGGCGCTTTCGGATGTCAGCTGTTTTTGCCAACGTTGAGGATCTTGTATATAGACTTTGTCGACAGGAAGTATTGATCGGCCAGTTCGGCAGCAGAGCATCCCGCCAGGTGTTTGTCCAGAATTTCTCTGTTCCTTGCCTGACGAGTCTTCCTGGTCTCCGTCCGTGCACCCCATGGCAGCTTGTTGTCCGCTTTCCGTGGGATGTAAATGTATTCACCGTCTATATACTGTTGGACCGCCCTCAATAAGGAGTGCGGCAAAACATCGTTCGCCTTCTTATAGCTCATCATGCTCCTCCTAATTGGTATCAGGATCGAGCAAGAGCTATTGCCTAATGCCTCAGGTCGTTATGCAATAGCCCTTGCTATGCATGACGAACCGAATCAAATTGATTACGCATAAGCTTCCCTGTTGGTGTTAAAGTTTTCCGGATGGTATGCCTGTTCGCCATCGTGGTCAACGGTGCGAACGGCGAAGCTATCTTGCCGCCAGTGGTCTCAGGCGCAGGACGTTGCCGACGGCCTTTGGCAGGTCGTCGTCGTGGTGCGTGGCAAGGACCAGGGTGGTGTGCGCGGACAGGCGGTCGAGGGTGGCGAGCATCGCCGCGCGGCTCGCCGCGTCCAGGCCCGCGAAGGG from Alkalidesulfovibrio alkalitolerans DSM 16529 carries:
- a CDS encoding SAM-dependent methyltransferase, giving the protein MSTPFTDNYDMTFLLDTMMGPNAMRIMEEMANSLPISRGMRILDLGCGMGISSILLAEKYDVTVFAADLWIHPSENAKRFASLGLDSKIFPLLVDATKEIPFAHEYFDMIISVDSYQYFGNNETMLPKLLPFVKKGGLVAIAVPGFTHDFPEGQLPEEIRPFWTPEWYFYSCGWWRALWEKEPGITITELREMDSCEQAWDEWLQSPNPHAQSDIPMMEAGAGKYFNIVQMIGRKN
- a CDS encoding CD3324 family protein: MSYKKANDVLPHSLLRAVQQYIDGEYIYIPRKADNKLPWGARTETRKTRQARNREILDKHLAGCSAAELADQYFLSTKSIYKILNVGKNS